One window of Acidobacteriota bacterium genomic DNA carries:
- a CDS encoding glycosyltransferase → MRVLWLTTTPGLGVRHLGASFGVGGGWIASLERVIKEAGNAEARPIHLDLAFPWEVPKVQRIPDGDHNYYAYPRYPQGSRLRRMAFDLSCRLVPEGEVRHLTEIVERSRPDLIHVWGTEFQFGRVAQHTDRPILIEIQGIRTPYTEIYCSAFSRWEMLRYGSARRLLQGRSLLQNFYRYRRSARREREILRTARHVNGRTLWDRHVTRALAPAARYHHCDRVLRPPFYRDPAKSKSAAAPSEEGVLRLVSTLRGNAYKGVEVLARCAELLQELIPQGFVWTLVGIRSGEEIHRMVERKWKLSFDRLGIRLTGRQDAEAVAEHLAQSDLYVLPSRIENSANGLAEAMITGLPIVATASGGTPSMLADGREGLLIPAGDPWAMAGAIGRLAEDRRLRQELGRQARRTALVRHDPAAIASKLRNIYADILSDHRAGNSSRQEAAR, encoded by the coding sequence ATGCGGGTTCTCTGGCTGACCACCACGCCCGGCCTGGGAGTACGGCACCTGGGTGCTTCGTTCGGTGTCGGGGGAGGCTGGATCGCCTCTCTGGAGAGGGTCATCAAGGAGGCCGGCAACGCCGAAGCCCGCCCCATTCACCTCGATCTCGCCTTTCCCTGGGAGGTCCCGAAGGTCCAGAGAATTCCAGACGGAGACCACAACTACTACGCCTATCCACGTTACCCCCAGGGGAGCCGCCTGCGGCGCATGGCTTTCGATCTTTCGTGCCGTCTAGTGCCGGAAGGCGAAGTTCGCCACCTCACCGAGATCGTCGAGCGCAGTCGGCCGGACTTGATCCACGTGTGGGGCACGGAGTTTCAGTTCGGCCGTGTCGCCCAGCACACGGACCGGCCGATTCTGATCGAAATCCAGGGCATCCGAACTCCCTACACCGAGATCTATTGTTCCGCCTTCAGCCGGTGGGAAATGCTGCGCTACGGAAGCGCCAGGCGCCTTCTCCAAGGCCGCAGCCTGCTGCAGAATTTCTACCGCTATCGCCGGTCCGCCCGGCGGGAACGGGAGATCCTCCGTACGGCCCGCCACGTCAATGGACGAACCTTGTGGGACCGCCATGTCACCAGGGCTCTCGCTCCGGCGGCGCGCTACCACCACTGCGACCGGGTGTTGCGCCCACCCTTCTACCGCGATCCCGCCAAATCGAAATCCGCCGCGGCTCCCTCGGAGGAGGGCGTTCTCCGTTTGGTGAGCACCCTGCGCGGCAACGCCTACAAGGGAGTCGAGGTACTCGCCCGCTGTGCCGAATTGCTGCAGGAACTCATACCCCAGGGCTTCGTTTGGACCCTGGTGGGGATACGCTCTGGTGAGGAAATCCACCGGATGGTGGAGCGAAAATGGAAGCTGTCCTTCGACCGTCTCGGCATCCGGCTGACCGGCCGGCAGGACGCCGAAGCGGTGGCCGAGCATCTGGCCCAGAGCGACCTCTACGTCCTCCCTTCGCGCATTGAGAACAGTGCCAACGGCCTGGCCGAAGCGATGATCACCGGTCTCCCCATCGTCGCGACCGCTTCCGGCGGCACCCCTTCGATGCTGGCCGACGGGCGTGAAGGGCTTCTTATCCCCGCAGGGGATCCCTGGGCGATGGCCGGAGCCATCGGGCGGTTGGCCGAAGACCGAAGGCTACGCCAAGAACTCGGCAGGCAGGCACGCCGCACCGCTCTCGTCCGGCATGACCCGGCCGCGATTGCGTCGAAGTTGCGCAACATCTACGCAGACATTTTGTCGGATCACCGCGCGGGCAACTCCTCCCGTCAGGAAGCCGCTCGCTAG
- the asnB gene encoding asparagine synthase (glutamine-hydrolyzing), translating to MCGIAGILRFEPGRGIAPELLDRMTDVLAHRGPDGRGVFLDGTIGLGHRRLSIIDLSPDGTQPLANEDRSVWVTFNGEIYNFRDLRVELIGKGHTFRSHTDTEVLVHLYEEMGSAMVDRLRGMFAFAVWDARKRRLIMARDRFGQKPLYYRLDDRSLYFASEIKGILQDPEVPREPDPEALHSYLTYGYTPAPTTAFAGIRKLPPGHLMTVEADGRHNLRRYWRLEMAPKDVEPTAAERARAADRVLELLDEATALRMISDVPLGAFLSGGVDSSAVVASMCIHRAGGDGPPRTFCIGFDEKGFDESPFAERVARHLATDHRTLELTEDSLAGLERIAWHYGEPYADSSCLPTFALSKLARQHVTVALTGDGGDEQFVGYRRYLATQREEGLRSGPALWRSLARNRFVIELLRRGRRKALANEFQHNRRYAALSDADLYTSRVELARPELKAVLYTPEHWQRTRHWDARDLLRRTIAASDGSTLTERCAHADVTTYLPDDILVKVDVASMAHGLECRAPLLDHVLAEHVARLPFRFKLDGDRRKAILKDALRHRLPAEIIDRRKKGFGIPLKRWFQGTSGDSLRETLLSQRAIERGLFDPGGIEHLIEQHSAGIVNRQAPLFSLLMLEHWHRLWIDSPPTLNAP from the coding sequence ATGTGCGGCATCGCGGGCATCCTCCGGTTCGAACCGGGTCGCGGTATCGCACCGGAACTTCTCGATCGCATGACGGACGTCCTCGCCCACCGCGGGCCGGACGGCCGCGGGGTGTTCCTGGACGGAACCATCGGCCTGGGTCATCGCCGGCTGTCGATCATCGACCTGTCGCCGGACGGCACCCAGCCTCTCGCCAACGAGGACCGGTCCGTGTGGGTGACCTTCAACGGCGAAATCTACAACTTCCGCGATCTTCGGGTGGAACTGATCGGCAAGGGGCACACCTTCCGCTCCCACACCGACACGGAGGTCTTGGTCCACCTGTACGAAGAGATGGGCTCGGCGATGGTCGATCGCCTGCGGGGAATGTTCGCCTTCGCCGTCTGGGACGCGCGAAAGCGGCGCCTGATCATGGCCCGTGATCGCTTCGGCCAGAAACCCCTCTACTATCGGCTGGACGATCGGAGCCTCTACTTCGCTTCGGAGATCAAAGGCATCCTGCAGGATCCCGAGGTTCCCCGCGAACCGGACCCGGAGGCCCTCCACTCCTACTTGACCTACGGCTACACGCCGGCGCCCACCACCGCCTTCGCCGGCATTCGTAAGCTGCCGCCGGGTCACCTGATGACGGTGGAGGCCGATGGACGCCACAACCTGCGCCGCTACTGGCGCCTGGAGATGGCGCCGAAGGACGTCGAACCGACGGCGGCGGAGCGAGCCCGGGCGGCCGACCGGGTGCTGGAGCTACTCGACGAGGCCACCGCCCTGCGCATGATCTCCGACGTGCCGCTGGGAGCGTTCCTCTCCGGCGGCGTCGATTCGAGCGCCGTGGTGGCCTCGATGTGCATCCACCGGGCGGGCGGCGACGGACCGCCGCGGACCTTCTGCATCGGCTTCGACGAGAAAGGGTTCGACGAGAGCCCGTTCGCCGAGCGAGTGGCCCGGCACCTCGCCACCGACCACCGCACTCTGGAACTGACGGAAGATTCGCTGGCGGGCCTCGAACGCATCGCCTGGCACTACGGAGAACCCTACGCGGATTCCTCCTGCCTGCCCACCTTCGCCCTTTCGAAGCTGGCGCGGCAGCACGTCACCGTGGCGTTGACCGGCGACGGCGGCGACGAACAGTTCGTCGGCTATCGGCGCTACCTGGCGACGCAGCGCGAGGAAGGCCTGCGCAGCGGCCCGGCCCTGTGGCGCTCCCTCGCCCGCAACCGTTTCGTCATCGAGTTGCTGCGGCGCGGTCGCCGCAAGGCCCTGGCCAACGAGTTCCAACACAACCGCCGCTACGCCGCCCTGTCCGACGCGGACCTCTACACCAGCCGCGTCGAGCTGGCCCGCCCGGAGTTGAAGGCCGTTCTCTACACCCCCGAGCATTGGCAGCGGACCCGCCATTGGGACGCCCGGGATCTTCTCCGCCGAACCATCGCCGCTTCCGACGGCTCGACCCTGACCGAGCGCTGCGCCCACGCCGACGTCACGACCTACCTACCGGACGACATCCTGGTCAAGGTCGATGTCGCCAGTATGGCCCACGGCCTGGAGTGCCGCGCACCGCTCCTTGATCACGTCCTGGCGGAGCACGTGGCGCGCCTACCCTTCCGCTTCAAGCTGGACGGAGACCGGCGCAAGGCAATCCTCAAAGACGCCCTTCGCCATCGCTTGCCGGCGGAGATCATCGATCGCCGCAAAAAGGGCTTCGGAATTCCACTGAAGCGCTGGTTCCAAGGCACCTCCGGTGACTCCCTGCGTGAGACACTCCTTTCTCAGCGGGCGATCGAACGCGGACTGTTCGATCCCGGCGGCATCGAGCACTTGATCGAGCAGCACTCCGCCGGCATCGTCAACCGCCAGGCGCCGCTTTTCAGCCTGCTGATGCTGGAGCACTGGCACCGCCTGTGGATCGATTCCCCTCCGACCCTCAACGCCCCCTGA
- a CDS encoding FkbM family methyltransferase has translation MAQAANICAHHVFLDLVDPEASVLDLGAYEGGFARELSERTGARVIAVEANPQMFEQLYSSERVTKLHLAVADQEGTIRLHLGDNPLGNSVFASHPNSDGEQVEVPALTLEQVIARHCGGRVDLLKVNIEGAEIPMLEATSDATLQAIRQITIQFHDFLPELDQKEDVVRAKTRLKDLGFGEILFKTPNKDVVFLNLRAGAISPARFRVERLRVRVKQYLRAAQKKLGLG, from the coding sequence ATGGCCCAAGCCGCCAACATCTGCGCCCACCACGTCTTTCTGGATCTGGTGGATCCGGAGGCCTCGGTCCTGGACCTCGGCGCCTACGAGGGGGGCTTCGCCCGGGAGCTCAGTGAGCGCACCGGCGCCCGGGTGATCGCGGTCGAGGCCAATCCACAAATGTTCGAGCAACTGTACAGCTCCGAGCGGGTGACGAAACTGCATCTCGCCGTGGCGGACCAGGAAGGCACTATCCGCCTCCACTTGGGGGACAATCCGCTGGGCAACAGCGTCTTCGCCAGCCACCCCAACTCCGACGGCGAGCAGGTGGAGGTACCTGCTCTCACCCTGGAGCAGGTCATCGCCCGGCACTGCGGCGGCCGGGTGGACCTTCTCAAGGTCAACATCGAGGGCGCCGAGATCCCGATGCTGGAAGCGACCTCCGACGCGACCCTGCAGGCCATCCGCCAGATCACCATCCAGTTCCATGACTTCCTGCCGGAACTAGATCAGAAAGAAGATGTGGTGAGGGCGAAAACCCGCCTCAAGGACCTCGGCTTTGGCGAAATCCTCTTCAAGACACCGAATAAGGACGTGGTGTTCCTCAACCTACGCGCCGGCGCCATAAGCCCCGCGCGCTTCCGGGTGGAGCGGCTGCGGGTGCGGGTGAAGCAATACCTGCGGGCGGCGCAGAAGAAGCTGGGGTTGGGCTGA
- a CDS encoding ABC transporter ATP-binding protein encodes MSLPRRAFGLLKTLWHFVRPFWKLALAAVIFSMVAALVEGLAMVVFALVAQLLTGKTVEQAAGDFGRLGEWATELLGHLPTQRLAVTLLLTLVGLQLLRSGLQLAGKFASIRMQTCIDGGTRKAIFNQFMRLSFSQLRGYRTGEMTSLIEHVMYLGMVFSRTSTIFSQLVLSAVYLGVLAWLSLKMTLWVFLAGLVITGSLLHLVRLIRRQGARFTRASVALSEDIVEFLHGLRVVLTYAREEFARKRVHQIVDRGVAAHRTGLHLQAVISPIMDSLTILGIAGILMLGIYQMDGIEGSGLARLLTFLFVLYRLMPRIRILNDNFGHVLGYLPFVERISAILDDQDKDFKRLGGSRPAIFERTIEFRDVTFQYPAADRPAVENFNLTLPSGSMVALVGPSGGGKSTVADLLIGLVHPTSGQILVDGVELPEVDWHRWREVLGVVSQDTFVFSASVAENVAFGALDATREQIEQASREAGVHGFTMEMPEGYETLVGNQGARLSGGQRQRLGIARALVRQPRLLILDEATSNLDSQAEHEIQEALRSVSRQRTTVAIAHRLSTVSHADHILVMEGGRIGEQGTHDELMALGGRYAELWKLQVQSG; translated from the coding sequence ATGTCTCTGCCGCGCCGCGCCTTCGGCCTCCTCAAGACCCTCTGGCACTTCGTCCGACCCTTTTGGAAGCTGGCGTTGGCAGCGGTGATTTTCAGTATGGTCGCCGCCCTGGTGGAGGGACTGGCGATGGTGGTGTTCGCCCTCGTCGCGCAGCTCTTGACGGGCAAGACCGTGGAGCAGGCGGCCGGCGATTTCGGGCGCCTGGGGGAGTGGGCGACGGAGCTTCTCGGCCATCTGCCGACGCAGCGCCTGGCGGTCACCCTGCTGCTGACGCTGGTCGGCCTGCAGCTCCTGCGCTCCGGCCTGCAGCTAGCCGGCAAATTCGCCTCGATCCGCATGCAGACCTGCATCGACGGCGGCACCCGCAAGGCGATCTTCAATCAGTTCATGCGCTTGAGCTTTTCTCAGCTTCGCGGCTATCGCACCGGCGAGATGACCAGCCTGATCGAGCACGTGATGTACCTCGGCATGGTGTTCTCCCGCACCAGCACCATCTTCAGCCAACTGGTGCTGAGCGCCGTCTATCTCGGGGTGCTGGCCTGGTTGTCCCTCAAGATGACCCTATGGGTGTTCCTGGCCGGCCTGGTGATCACCGGCTCGCTGCTCCACCTGGTGCGCCTGATCCGCCGCCAAGGGGCGCGATTCACCCGCGCCAGCGTCGCTCTGAGCGAAGACATCGTCGAGTTCCTGCACGGTCTGCGGGTGGTCCTCACCTACGCGCGGGAAGAGTTCGCCAGAAAGCGGGTGCACCAGATCGTCGACCGCGGCGTGGCGGCCCACCGCACGGGCCTCCATCTGCAGGCGGTGATCTCGCCGATCATGGACTCGCTCACCATCCTGGGAATCGCCGGCATTCTGATGCTGGGGATCTACCAGATGGACGGCATCGAGGGCTCGGGACTGGCCCGCCTACTGACCTTCCTGTTCGTGCTCTATCGGCTGATGCCGCGCATCCGCATCCTGAACGACAACTTCGGGCATGTGCTGGGATACCTGCCCTTCGTCGAGCGCATTTCGGCGATCCTCGACGACCAGGACAAGGACTTCAAGCGCTTGGGCGGCAGCCGGCCGGCGATCTTCGAGCGCACCATCGAGTTCCGCGACGTGACTTTTCAATATCCCGCGGCCGACCGGCCGGCGGTCGAGAACTTCAACCTCACCCTGCCCTCCGGCTCGATGGTCGCCCTCGTCGGACCGTCCGGGGGCGGCAAGTCGACGGTGGCGGACCTGTTGATCGGTCTCGTCCACCCCACTTCCGGTCAGATCCTGGTGGACGGGGTGGAGCTGCCGGAGGTCGATTGGCACCGCTGGCGGGAGGTTCTCGGAGTGGTCAGTCAGGACACCTTCGTGTTCTCTGCCTCGGTGGCCGAGAACGTCGCCTTCGGCGCCCTCGACGCCACCCGCGAACAGATCGAGCAGGCGAGCCGCGAGGCCGGAGTCCACGGCTTCACCATGGAGATGCCGGAGGGCTACGAAACGCTGGTCGGCAACCAGGGGGCGAGGCTCTCCGGCGGTCAGCGGCAGCGGTTGGGTATCGCCCGGGCGCTGGTGCGGCAACCGCGGCTCCTCATCCTGGACGAAGCCACCAGCAACCTGGACAGCCAGGCCGAGCACGAGATCCAGGAGGCGCTCCGCTCGGTCAGCCGCCAGCGCACTACCGTCGCCATCGCCCACCGCCTGTCCACGGTCTCCCACGCCGACCACATCCTGGTGATGGAAGGGGGCCGCATCGGCGAGCAGGGCACCCACGACGAGCTGATGGCCTTGGGTGGCCGCTACGCGGAGCTGTGGAAGCTACAGGTGCAGTCGGGGTAG
- a CDS encoding O-antigen ligase family protein yields MSVVTESVVQGRFFAFGLARSGERSGRSGTSRSGRPTAALAAMGAILRHSQKGPSAAAAALLTLLVFWAPLPFGSAGPVTGWALRLGVCLVVVLSAIGVRSLRGLHHLRLALWGSIGLAALAFLQSVPLPFAVVEMLSPVHGRLFAQAGELLGEPVRAALSLAPSASRGAAIGWAFVALYAMAGALVGRRRGPRRWLGGALLFAALFQVFYGASGWLSGETTIWGVQAPATDQRLRGTFVNSDHLATYLQLAQAVTFAWGWWGLRRSRWEVSAERRLALVAPPILAGLTLFGGLVATGSRAGLVGAVLGLAAQGVLLAVAGRRLRWAPVGLGVGALALGAVILLGVGQGLGRFQATTAYELLTGARAQAYQACWELWLRFPIFGSGAGTFREAFTLAQPSTLPGTWLHAHSDPLELLVTQGLIGALLLGLVLFGLVRRLLRVLNLGERSEDRAAALAALGALVSSAVHELFDFGLTVSANTLTIALLLAVAAAARTRPADS; encoded by the coding sequence ATGTCCGTCGTCACTGAGTCCGTCGTCCAGGGGCGTTTTTTCGCCTTTGGGCTTGCTCGATCGGGAGAGCGGTCCGGTCGATCGGGAACTTCCCGCTCCGGCCGCCCGACGGCGGCCCTCGCCGCAATGGGCGCTATCTTACGGCATTCTCAGAAAGGTCCCAGCGCCGCGGCCGCCGCCCTGCTGACCCTGCTCGTTTTCTGGGCTCCCCTGCCCTTCGGCAGCGCCGGTCCGGTGACCGGCTGGGCGCTGCGCTTGGGGGTCTGCCTGGTGGTTGTGCTCTCCGCCATCGGAGTCCGCTCGCTGCGCGGCCTCCATCACCTTCGACTGGCTCTGTGGGGATCGATCGGCCTAGCGGCGTTGGCCTTTCTCCAGTCCGTACCGCTACCTTTCGCAGTCGTTGAGATGCTCTCTCCGGTCCATGGTCGCCTTTTCGCCCAGGCCGGGGAGCTGTTGGGTGAGCCGGTGCGGGCGGCCCTTTCGCTGGCGCCGTCGGCGTCCCGCGGGGCGGCTATCGGTTGGGCCTTCGTCGCCCTCTACGCGATGGCCGGTGCCCTGGTCGGCCGTCGGCGCGGCCCGCGGCGGTGGCTGGGAGGGGCGCTGCTCTTTGCCGCCCTCTTCCAAGTGTTCTACGGCGCCAGCGGCTGGCTGTCCGGCGAGACGACCATCTGGGGTGTCCAGGCGCCGGCGACGGACCAGCGTCTCCGCGGCACCTTTGTCAACTCCGATCACCTGGCGACCTATCTGCAACTGGCCCAGGCGGTGACTTTCGCCTGGGGCTGGTGGGGACTGCGGCGGAGCCGGTGGGAGGTTTCCGCCGAGCGCCGCCTGGCTCTGGTGGCGCCGCCGATCCTGGCCGGTCTGACCCTTTTCGGAGGGTTGGTCGCCACCGGGTCCCGGGCAGGTTTGGTCGGGGCCGTGCTCGGCCTTGCCGCCCAGGGTGTGCTCCTGGCCGTTGCCGGCCGGCGTTTGCGCTGGGCGCCGGTGGGCCTCGGCGTCGGTGCCCTGGCCCTCGGCGCCGTCATCCTGCTCGGCGTCGGCCAAGGCCTCGGTCGGTTCCAGGCGACGACGGCGTACGAGCTTCTGACCGGCGCCCGGGCGCAGGCCTACCAGGCGTGCTGGGAACTCTGGTTGCGGTTCCCGATCTTCGGCTCCGGTGCGGGTACCTTCCGCGAGGCCTTCACCCTGGCGCAACCTTCGACTCTGCCGGGCACCTGGCTGCACGCCCACAGCGATCCCCTGGAGCTGTTGGTCACCCAAGGATTGATCGGCGCCCTGCTGCTCGGCCTGGTGCTCTTCGGCCTCGTCCGGCGTTTGCTGCGGGTGCTCAACCTAGGAGAACGCTCCGAGGATCGCGCTGCCGCCCTCGCCGCCCTGGGGGCATTGGTATCGTCAGCCGTCCACGAACTGTTCGATTTCGGTTTGACGGTTTCCGCCAACACCCTCACCATCGCTCTGCTGCTGGCCGTCGCGGCCGCCGCCCGCACCCGTCCGGCCGACTCCTGA
- a CDS encoding polysaccharide biosynthesis/export family protein yields MRRFVALSTLFATVFLTSLGVEAQQASDYRIGPRDLLQIKVLQVPDLDTEQRVSEDGTVSLPIIGEVPVAGYTQRQLIDELQRLLEKDYVEQATVTVDLLEARSRPISILGAVSRPGDLEFSGQWTLLEAVAAAGGLAEGHGDSINVLRRAENGLTDQITIRVRDLLGRADPTVNLPLYAGDLINVDREVEAQIYFLGEVANPGALDIPSTARPTLLSAIAQVGGLTDRASPRIQIRRRTAGGGQQEIEVHYKRVLGGQEPDPELLPGDIIYVKESFF; encoded by the coding sequence ATGCGGCGATTTGTAGCCCTTTCAACCCTATTCGCAACTGTCTTTCTCACTTCCCTGGGAGTGGAAGCACAGCAGGCGTCCGATTACCGCATCGGACCGCGGGACCTATTGCAGATCAAGGTTCTCCAGGTGCCGGACCTGGACACCGAGCAGCGGGTCTCCGAGGACGGCACCGTCAGCCTGCCGATCATCGGCGAGGTGCCGGTGGCCGGCTACACCCAGAGGCAGCTCATCGACGAGCTCCAGCGGCTGCTCGAAAAAGACTATGTCGAGCAGGCGACGGTCACCGTGGACCTGCTGGAAGCGCGATCCCGGCCGATCTCGATTCTCGGCGCCGTCAGCCGGCCTGGGGACCTGGAGTTCTCTGGCCAGTGGACCCTGCTCGAAGCGGTGGCCGCGGCGGGCGGCCTGGCGGAGGGGCACGGCGATTCGATCAACGTTCTGCGACGCGCCGAGAACGGATTGACGGACCAGATCACCATCCGGGTGCGAGACCTGCTGGGGCGAGCCGATCCGACGGTCAATTTGCCGCTCTACGCCGGCGACCTGATCAACGTTGACCGCGAGGTCGAGGCGCAGATCTACTTTCTCGGCGAGGTCGCCAATCCCGGCGCCCTGGACATCCCGAGTACCGCGCGGCCGACGCTGTTGTCGGCCATCGCCCAGGTCGGCGGCCTGACGGACCGGGCGTCGCCGCGTATTCAGATCCGGCGGCGTACCGCCGGTGGCGGACAACAGGAGATCGAAGTACATTACAAGCGGGTGCTCGGCGGCCAGGAGCCCGATCCCGAGCTGCTGCCCGGCGACATCATCTACGTCAAGGAGTCGTTCTTTTGA
- a CDS encoding polysaccharide biosynthesis tyrosine autokinase, translating into MSSPEIYDLDSSGQGPAASPAAEPAAISGPPGAEGPAIAGAAVGGFDLQDLLRRLLQRWKLILGILLAVTAVAVVKYKLTPPAYRAEAVIQIERRSLTPFASSQTPWLENWWNMEYYPTQYALLQSRGLAEEVIDKLDLLDDPAFVGEVSTTVEDSATGRPSAYHDREVIGRYANRLLGGLTVSPQRGTQLVEMSYVANDPVFAARVVNGFALTFIDRSLQNASRNVSRATSFLDQQIESLKAEINEREKELQTVNEEQGIIASDSQSGVTQQRLTALNEEYMGVVRDRIEQQSRYEELNSSPKETVADTQSSGLVSSLRKDLAAKEREYDTQRQKFKPDWPPLVELRDEIEKDRQYLDGVIRREADAAIQAALSELQTLRRQESKLSSEINRARGTAQAQNLAAVGANNLRTEIETRRQLLDDLLRKQSETAMAITSDPSASVFDDGEVPQGSTNVHLIEQALVPSGKFRPSLSRSLAMGIFGGFLLGIGFAFLLEYLDRSINTVGELEAVFGLPVLAVIPDVSESARSYGYGYGYGYGTSRDSRGKDGKQGARWADRKKRPQPIQVELAPHQQPKQLISEAYRSFRTSVLLSSAEKLQVLAITSAEAGEGKTVTIGNLAIVLAQLGRRVLLLDGDLRKPRQHQVFGLSNREGLVSYLTGSSTIEEIVFRTVVPNLFVAPAGPTPPNPSELLASDRMRTLIQQAREQFDFILIDTPPALAVTDATVAASLADGAVLCFRAGKVPREEVRACRDRLLRAEVRILGAVLNCHRAGGARYGRRYEGYVAPYGEEDATSAA; encoded by the coding sequence TTGAGTTCACCCGAGATCTACGATCTCGACTCGTCCGGCCAGGGTCCCGCGGCTTCACCGGCCGCCGAGCCGGCCGCCATCAGCGGCCCGCCCGGCGCAGAGGGTCCCGCCATCGCCGGAGCGGCCGTCGGCGGCTTCGACCTGCAAGATCTCCTACGTCGGTTGCTCCAGCGCTGGAAGCTGATTCTCGGCATCTTGCTGGCGGTGACCGCCGTCGCCGTCGTCAAGTACAAGCTGACGCCGCCGGCCTACCGTGCCGAAGCGGTGATTCAGATCGAGCGCCGCAGCCTCACCCCCTTCGCCAGCAGTCAGACTCCTTGGCTCGAGAACTGGTGGAACATGGAGTACTACCCGACCCAGTACGCCCTGCTGCAGAGCCGCGGGTTGGCGGAAGAGGTGATCGACAAGCTGGACCTGCTGGACGACCCGGCCTTCGTCGGCGAGGTGTCGACTACCGTCGAGGATTCCGCTACCGGTCGCCCCAGCGCGTACCATGACCGGGAGGTGATCGGCCGCTACGCCAACCGCCTGCTCGGCGGCTTGACGGTCTCCCCCCAGCGGGGAACCCAGCTCGTCGAAATGAGCTACGTGGCAAACGACCCGGTGTTCGCAGCTCGGGTGGTCAACGGCTTCGCCCTCACCTTCATTGACCGCAGCCTGCAGAACGCATCGCGCAACGTCTCCCGGGCGACGAGTTTCCTGGATCAGCAAATCGAGTCTCTGAAAGCAGAGATCAACGAGCGGGAGAAGGAACTGCAGACGGTCAACGAGGAGCAGGGCATCATCGCCAGCGACTCGCAATCCGGCGTGACGCAGCAGCGGTTGACCGCCCTCAACGAGGAGTACATGGGGGTGGTGCGCGACCGCATCGAACAGCAGTCTCGCTACGAAGAGCTCAATTCCTCCCCCAAAGAGACGGTGGCGGACACACAATCGAGCGGCCTGGTCAGCAGCCTGCGCAAGGATCTTGCCGCCAAAGAACGCGAGTACGATACCCAGCGGCAGAAGTTCAAGCCCGACTGGCCACCGCTAGTGGAACTCCGGGACGAGATCGAGAAAGACCGACAGTACCTCGACGGGGTGATCCGGCGCGAAGCCGACGCGGCGATCCAGGCGGCCCTCTCGGAGTTGCAGACCCTGCGCCGGCAGGAGAGCAAGCTTTCCAGCGAAATCAATCGGGCGCGCGGTACCGCTCAGGCCCAGAACCTGGCGGCGGTCGGCGCCAACAACCTACGCACCGAGATCGAAACTCGCCGTCAGCTCTTGGACGATCTGCTCCGCAAGCAGTCCGAAACGGCCATGGCGATCACCTCCGATCCCTCGGCCTCGGTGTTCGACGACGGCGAGGTGCCGCAGGGCAGCACCAATGTCCATCTGATCGAACAGGCATTGGTACCGAGCGGGAAATTCCGCCCCAGCCTGTCGCGCAGCCTCGCCATGGGTATCTTCGGCGGCTTTCTCCTCGGCATCGGTTTCGCCTTCCTGCTCGAGTATCTCGACCGCTCCATCAACACCGTGGGGGAACTCGAAGCGGTGTTCGGGCTACCGGTGCTGGCGGTCATTCCGGATGTTTCGGAGTCGGCCAGAAGCTACGGCTACGGCTACGGCTACGGCTACGGCACGTCTCGAGACAGCAGGGGCAAGGATGGCAAGCAGGGGGCTCGCTGGGCCGACCGCAAGAAGCGGCCGCAGCCCATTCAGGTGGAACTCGCTCCGCACCAGCAGCCCAAGCAGCTCATCTCCGAGGCCTATCGCTCTTTCCGGACGTCGGTGCTCCTGTCGTCGGCCGAAAAGCTACAGGTGCTCGCCATCACCTCCGCCGAGGCCGGCGAGGGCAAGACCGTCACCATCGGCAACCTCGCCATCGTCCTCGCTCAGCTCGGGCGGCGGGTGCTGCTGCTCGACGGCGACCTGCGCAAGCCGCGCCAGCACCAGGTCTTCGGCCTATCGAACCGCGAAGGGCTGGTCAGTTACCTGACCGGCAGCTCCACCATCGAGGAGATCGTCTTCCGCACGGTGGTACCCAACCTGTTCGTCGCACCGGCCGGTCCGACGCCACCCAACCCCTCGGAACTGCTGGCTTCGGACAGGATGCGCACCTTGATCCAGCAAGCCCGTGAACAGTTCGACTTCATCCTGATCGATACCCCTCCGGCCCTCGCCGTGACGGACGCCACCGTCGCCGCCTCGCTGGCCGACGGCGCTGTGCTCTGCTTCCGCGCCGGCAAGGTGCCGCGCGAGGAGGTCCGGGCCTGCCGCGACCGCCTGTTGCGGGCGGAAGTTCGCATTCTCGGGGCGGTGCTCAACTGCCACCGGGCCGGCGGCGCCCGCTACGGCCGGCGCTACGAAGGATACGTGGCACCCTACGGTGAAGAAGACGCCACCTCCGCGGCATGA